The Brassica napus cultivar Da-Ae chromosome C7, Da-Ae, whole genome shotgun sequence genome has a segment encoding these proteins:
- the LOC106367570 gene encoding LEAF RUST 10 DISEASE-RESISTANCE LOCUS RECEPTOR-LIKE PROTEIN KINASE-like 1.1, whose protein sequence is MKTISVLAFFFFLLFLMAEAQSRNRTRCRTFSCGSLDFKFPFFSTDMESRCGLFKLNCSDHQISEIQLEEKGKWYKVISVSQANTITITDPRLNQSLETGSCTDLSSFSLPDSPWLELTDLYKCNDSRKNGFTYANCQGGGSSLYYSKLEEHSGCSVIKSPESWVVQRNKNQSNLNATFSLHINLPGSCHRCYRQGGECTMINDKFRCVGGTKRPNNHQGEKLKLGLGIGGSVILIIILVALFIIIHRIYRRKTSSDLLSRNNSKSDVEFSNVFFKLPIFSYKELQEATDNFSKDRLLGDGGFGTVYYGKVHDGREVAVKRLYEHNYRRLEQFMNEIEILTRLHHKNLVSLYGCTSRRSRELLLVYEFVPNGTVADHLYGETENSRNKCYLTWSMRMSIAIETASALAYLHASDIIHRDVKTANILLDGNFGVKVADFGLSRLCPSDVTHVSTAPQGTPGYVDPEYHRCYHLTDKSDVYSFGVVLVELISSKPAVDINRCKSEINLSSLAINKIQNHATHELIDQSLGYGKNEGVSKMTRMVAELAFRCLQQDSTMRPRMEQVVQELMGIQKEDHKEETLTSHPSPPDWDEVSLLKNMKFPCSPISVTDQWTSKSTTPNISAYDC, encoded by the exons ATGAAGACTATCTCTGTGttggccttcttcttcttcctcctctttctCATGGCAGAAGCTCAGAGCAGGAACCGGACACGTTGCCGCACATTCTCCTGTGGAAGCCTCGACTTCAAGTTCCCTTTCTTTAGCACAGACATGGAGTCTAGATGCGGTCTGTTCAAGCTGAACTGCAGTGATCACCAGATATCAGAGATACAGCTTGAGGAAAAAGGGAAATGGTATAAAGTCATAAGCGTCTCTCAAGCAAACACCATAACCATTACCGACCCAAGGCTTAACCAAAGCTTGGAAACAGGGTCCTGTACTGACTTGTCAAGCTTCTCTCTTCCAGATTCTCCATGGCTCGAGTTGACCGATTTGTACAAATGCAACGACAGTAGGAAGAATGGTTTCACTTATGCAAATTGCCAAGGAGGAGGAAGCAGCTTGTACTACTCCAAATTGGAAGAACATTCAGGGTGCTCAGTTATCAAATCTCCAGAGAGCTGGGTGGTTCAAAGAAACAAGAACCAGTCTAATCTTAATGCGACTTTCTCTCTTCATATAAACCTGCCTGGAAGCTGCCATCGCTGCTATAGACAAGGAGGAGAATGTACAATGATCAACGACAAGTTTCGCTGCGTTGGGGGAACCAAAA GACCAAACAACCACCAAGGGGAGAAGTTAAAGCTAGGATTAG GAATAGGAGGATCTGTCATCTTGATAATCATCTTGGTAGCACTCTTTATCATCATCCACAGGATTTACAGAAGGAAAACAAGTTCAGATCTCCTATCTAGAAACAACTCCAAATCCGACGTTGAGTTTAGCAATGTCTTCTTTAAGCTACCAATCTTCTCCTATAAAGAACTTCAAGAAGCAACAGATAACTTCAGCAAAGACAGGTTACTGGGAGATGGAGGCTTTGGCACTGTCTACTATG GAAAAGTGCATGATGGACGAGAAGTTGCAGTGAAGCGTCTCTACGAGCACAACTACAGAAGACTCGAGCAGTTCATGAACGAGATAGAGATCCTCACACGTCTCCATCACAAGAACCTAGTCTCCCTCTACGGATGCACCTCGCGCCGCAGCAGAGAGCTTCTCCTTGTCTACGAGTTTGTTCCAAACGGTACGGTTGCAGATCATCTCTATGGCGAAACCGAAAACTCGAGAAACAAATGCTACTTAACATGGTCGATGCGCATGAGCATCGCCATAGAAACAGCTAGTGCGTTGGCTTACCTTCACGCTTCTGATATCATTCACCGCGATGTCAAGACTGCAAACATTCTCCTGGACGGTAACTTCGGAGTCAAAGTAGCGGATTTCGGGTTATCGAGGCTGTGTCCGAGTGATGTAACGCATGTTTCAACTGCTCCTCAGGGTACTCCGGGGTATGTTGATCCTGAGTATCATCGATGCTACCATCTAACCGATAAGAGTGATGTATACAGCTTTGGAGTGGTTCTTGTCGAGCTGATATCGTCGAAGCCTGCTGTTGATATAAACAGGTGCAAGAGTGAGATCAACCTATCGAGCTTAGCTATAAACAAGATACAGAACCACGCGACGCACGAGCTGATTGATCAGAGTCTTGGATATGGAAAGAATGAAGGAGTTAGTAAAATGACTAGAATGGTGGCAGAGTTGGCTTTTCGGTGCTTGCAGCAAGACAGTACTATGAGGCCGAGAATGGAACAAGTTGTGCAAGAGCTAATGGGAATCCAGAAGGAAGATCACAAAGAAGAGACGCTAACTTCACATCCTTCGCCTCCGGATTGGGACGAGGTTTCGCTTCTAAAGAATATGAAATTTCCATGTTCACCAATCTCTGTGACTGACCAATGGACCAGtaaatcaactacaccgaatatTAGCGCCTACGACTGCTAA
- the LOC106367568 gene encoding uncharacterized protein LOC106367568 isoform X2, whose translation MELMQLRLAIIYLISGEFSIAVKSQCKLPICNFGDLSLPASGINLVLFHYRDRCMSIPTLKIPTSFSSVFSASSAVYKSHVSLQLVRSTNLLFQLFTTIATPIRDCNSDITLPSTSDQQLHFILPFFSSTWTWNHLLIPLNVSSVISRSTSAPMMIPATHDERPTFALASCNFRFPRRAPPGTRINIARLLILHSYFKPQL comes from the exons ATGGAACTGATGCAACTTCGTCTCgccataatttatttaatttccgGAGAGTTCTCCATAGCCG TGAAGTCTCAATGCAAATTACCTATTTGCAACTTCGGTGACTTATCTTTACCAGCTTCAGGTATCAACCTCGTTCTATTCCACTACCGTGATAGATGTATGTCGATACCAACTCTGAAAATCCCTACCAGCTTCTCCAGTGTATTTTCTGCCTCCTCTGCTGTATATAAGTCACACGTCTCCCTTCAGCTTGTCCGATCTACGAACCTGCTTTTCCAGTTGTTCACCACCATCGCAACTCCGATCCGAGATTGCAACTCTGACATTACTTTGCCGTCGACCTCAGATCAG CAGCTCCACTTTATCTTACCATTCTTCAGCTCCACCTGGACCTGGAATCATCTTCTGATTCCATTAAATG TTTCTTCGGTGATCAGTCGAAGTACTTCTGCTCCCATGATGATTCCTG CTACTCATGACGAAAGACCAACCTTCGCTCTTGCTTCCTGCAACTTCAG ATTTCCAAGACGAGCTCCACCTGGAACCAGAATCAACATTGCACGACTTCTAATTCTTCACAGTTATTTTAAACCTCAACTGTGA
- the LOC106367568 gene encoding uncharacterized protein LOC106367568 isoform X1, whose translation MYLPFVINTRVTPKAKTSSRSLTSVPCNNQAKRNSIFLLKRKEKKNSIFNPRKTLMEIPVINRISDFDVKINSMNDPSLLPELATLPFAVSGVGKLHYAYTFFKWGALLLLSFFASFTMTRIKSLVLRLRNVDASLASQSIVYDYDSDSDSSCSSESSDDEEDDGDKEDDSVNGDSRVKRFSYYEENDDKGIDGNVPWLRRCSDSFGDLLSWPDLGGFGSRGVVKLWDNLDLKGSQEVVASFFNKYGVSSSLPPAVLLAAEKKGSDAVEVSAWDAREGFRMPTLLAEWKQPGRLLGKIVRVNAGGVNKIYVEDDANGEITVGDMRMVNGAMTELTESDVVTMVRRRR comes from the coding sequence ATGTATCTACCCTTTGTGATAAATACTCGCGTGACCCCTAAAGCCAAAACCTCTTCTCGTTCTCTAACTTCCGTTCCTTGTAATAACCAAGCAAAAAGAAACTCAATCTTCTtgctaaaaagaaaagaaaaaaaaaactcaatcttCAACCCAAGAAAAACCCTCATGGAAATACCGGTGATTAACAGAATTAGCGACTTTGACGTGAAGATAAACTCGATGAACGATCCGTCGTTATTACCAGAATTAGCGACTTTGCCGTTTGCCGTCTCCGGAGTTGGAAAGTTACATTATGCTTATACTTTCTTTAAATGGGGCGCTTTATTGCTGCTTTCATTTTTTGCTTCATTCACCATGACTAGAATCAAAAGTTTAGTCCTTAGATTAAGAAATGTAGACGCGTCTCTAGCTTCCCAATCTATTGTCTATGATTACGACAGCGACTCCGACTCATCTTGTTCCTCAGAGTCCTCAGACGACGAAGAAGACGACGGTGACAAAGAAGACGACTCGGTCAATGGAGATTCACGCGTTAAAAGATTTAGTTATTACGAGGAAAATGACGACAAGGGTATAGATGGAAATGTACCCTGGCTGCGTCGGTGCAGTGATAGCTTCGGCGACTTGTTGTCCTGGCCTGATCTTGGTGGGTTCGGCTCAAGAGGAGTTGTTAAGCTATGGGACAATCTTGACTTAAAAGGAAGTCAGGAAGTGGTGGCTTCCTTCTTCAACAAGTACGGAGTTTCCTCGTCGTTGCCTCCGGCGGTTTTATTAGCGGCGGAGAAGAAAGGATCCGACGCCGTGGAAGTGAGTGCGTGGGATGCACGCGAAGGTTTCAGAATGCCTACTTTGCTCGCTGAATGGAAACAGCCGGGGAGGTTGCTAGGGAAGATCGTAAGGGTCAACGCCGGTGGCGTTAACAAGATCTACGTTGAGGATGACGCCAACGGGGAGATAACGGTGGGAGACATGAGGATGGTTAACGGTGCGATGACGGAACTGACTGAGTCAGACGTTGTTACAATGGTGAGACGCCGTCGGTGA
- the LOC125590499 gene encoding uncharacterized protein LOC125590499 — protein MWVANYDRLPTRSRLISWGLAIPATCPLCAALPETRDHLFISCPYTGDIWTQVFARCNPPSRMFADWNELLSWIRTATSKRKVMLRKLASQAVIFHVWKQRNNLIHNATALSATTVFISLDRELRNLISSRRTKKHFSSLMALWIR, from the coding sequence ATGTGGGTAGCGAACTACGATCGCCTACCGACAAGATCAAGACTGATCTCTTGGGGTCTTGCAATTCCAGCGACGTGTCCTCTCTGCGCAGCTCTCCCGGAAACGCGTGATCACTTATTTATCTCCTGTCCATATACCGGCGATATATGGACTCAGGTATTCGCTAGATGCAACCCTCCCTCGCGGATGTTTGCGGACTGGAACGAGCTCCTATCCTGGATCCGAACAGCTACGTCGAAGAGGAAGGTCATGCTAAGGAAGCTGGCTTCTCAAGCGGTGATCTTTCATGTATGGAAACAGAGGAATAACCTGATTCACAATGCTACTGCCCTGTCTGCTACAACCGTCTTCATTTCTCTTGACAGGGAGTTGAGGAATTTAATCTCCTCTagaagaaccaagaaacatTTTAGCTCACTTATGGCTTTATGGATTAGATAG
- the LOC106364789 gene encoding protein RER1B-like, which translates to MSEEVSFWVSREALIHYPDSSVFQESQMDRSGGDGDGGGSIATVAVDPELDLSSDAGASLPTRGSDEFKPFIRRLPEFKFWYSMTKAFCIAFLMTFFSVFDVPVFWPILLCYWVVLFFLTMRRQISHMIKHKYIPFSIGKHKYSGRRSSASSGGASRAD; encoded by the exons ATGAGTGAGGAGGTCTCCTTTTGGGTCAGCAGAGAAGCTCTCATTCACTATCCAGATTCCTCC GTTTTTCAAGAATCGCAAATGGACAGAAGCGGCGGCGATGGTGACGGTGGCGGTTCCATAGCCACGGTGGCGGTTGATCCTGAGCTCGACCTCTCCTCTGATGCTGGAGCTTCTCTCCCTACTCGAGGCTCTGATGAGTTCAAGCCTTTTATCCGCCGTCTCCCCGAGTTCAAATTCTG GTACTCCATGACTAAGGCCTTCTGCATAGCTTTCCTCATGACGTTCTTTTCGGTCTTTGATGTCCCTGTCTTCTGGCCTATTCTGCTTTGCTACTGGGTCGttctctttttcctcaccatGAGACGCCAAATCTCCCACATGATCAAGCACAAGTACATCCCTTTCAGCATCGGTAAACAT AAATATAGTGGCCGGAGATCTTCTGCGAGTAGCGGTGGTGCCTCTCGTGCGGATTGA